A genomic region of Equus caballus isolate H_3958 breed thoroughbred chromosome 1, TB-T2T, whole genome shotgun sequence contains the following coding sequences:
- the SCART1 gene encoding scavenger receptor cysteine-rich domain-containing protein SCART1 isoform X8, giving the protein MRAALWALILGPLLLSLRAVPTGGPGDLRLAYRPSPCDGVVLVQREGKWGHVCNREWTQREASVVCRQLGCGDAVGAPKYVPLPGEMQLPWLHNVSCSGEESSLWECSLGAWTRSKCPHEWVVVALCKSGTFREIRLVQGRSPCAGLPEIRNVNGVDRLCGLHQEEATVFCQELRCGPALQASRQGLGVVGKYMTCRGTEKTIRDCRLNNNLRSGCDFQQDAEVVCSGLPDALRLRDGQSRCDGRVEISLDGVWGRVLDDGWDLHGAAVVCRQLGCGGAERAYDAPAPRRGAVPVRLSRARCLGTESRLTQCNVSAALLVSAGTSRDAGVLCSGSRRVRLAAGPGRCAGRVEVLHGGAWGTVCDDGWDLRDAHVVCRQLGCGAALSAPGAAHFGAGAGRIWMDELGCGGQESALWQCPSEGWGRHDCGHKEDAGVFCSESVALRLRGGTHHCTGWLDVFYNGTWGAVCSNTLKDTSMSIICKQLGCGEQGWLENRPVHAAGLGVSWVDNIECRRLRNSTLWQCPSAPWNPRSCTRGEEVWITCAGSSEQTPQDSTETLNCLSTHSCPEEGALRVRGGEDDCSGRVELWHVGSWGTVCDDSWDLADAEVVCRQLGCGRALSALAGAAFGPGSGPVWLDEVQCRGSEASLRSCPAEPWGRGDCAHKEDAGVRCSRDKGTTALPEASGSTLVPLPALKAGSLPVTFCFILGTLLGIVLLVLGTKWCHDRGACRDSRMSGSLHSEGVYEDIAAIPVEEKDNSPGGSQDLMLEEEYDDAQELEQDPEDEGAEEGAPLSSVGGALHSLGPEVRAGTEDQGGRCPRT; this is encoded by the exons ATGAGGGCCGCTCTCTGGGCCTTGATACTCGGGCCCCTTCTCCTGTCTCTCAGGGCAGTCCCCACTG GTGGACCCGGCGACCTGAGGCTGGCGTACAGACCCAGCCCGTGTGACGGAGTGGTGCTGGTCCAACGCGAGGGGAAGTGGGGACACGTGTGCAACCGGGAGTGGACACAGAGGGAGGCGTCCGTGGTCTGCAGGCAGCTGGGCTGTGGAGATGCGGTGGGGGCCCCCAAGTACGTCCCACTGCCTGGGGAGATGCAGCTGCCCTGGCTCCACAACGTGTCCTGCAGCGGAGAGGAGTCCTCCCTGTGGGAGTGCAGCCTCGGGGCATGGACGCGGAGCAAGTGCCCCCACGAGTGGGTGGTGGTGGCTCTGTGCAAGA GCGGCACTTTTCGGGAGATCCGGCTGGTGCAGGGCCGCAGCCCCTGCGCGGGGCTCCCCGAGATCAGGAACGTGAACGGGGTGGATCGCCTCTGTGGCCTGCACCAGGAGGAGGCCACGGTGTTCTGCCAAGAGCTGAGGTGCGGCCCCGCGCTCCAGGCCTCCCGCCAGGGTTTGGGCGTCGTCGGGAAGTATATGACCTGCCGGGGCACCGAGAAGACCATCCGGGACTGCAGGCTCAACAACAACCTTCGCAGCGGCTGCGACTTCCAGCAGGATGCAGAGGTGGTCTGCTCAG gtCTCCCTGACGCCCTGCGACTAAGAGACGGGCAGAGCCGCTGCGATGGCCGAGTGGAGATATCCCTGGACGGGGTGTGGGGCCGCGTCCTGGACGACGGGTGGGACCTGCACGGCGCGGCCGTCGTGTGCCGGCAGCTGGGGTGCGGAGGCGCCGAGCGAGCCTACGACGCGCCTGCACCCCGGCGCGGGGCCGTCCCGGTGCGGCTGAGCCGTGCGCGCTGTCTGGGCACCGAGAGCCGCCTGACCCAGTGCAACGTGTCCGCGGCCCTGCTGGTGTCCGCGGGGACCTCGAGGGACGCGGGTGTCCTGTGCTCCG GGAGCCGCCGGGTACGGCTGGCCGCGGGCCCGGGCCGCTGTGCAGGGCGTGTGGAGGTGCTCCACGGCGGCGCGTGGGGCACCGTGTGCGACGACGGCTGGGACCTGCGGGACGCCCACGTGGTCTGCCGGCAGCTGGGCTGCGGCGCCGCCCTCAGCGCCCCAGGGGCCGCGCACTTCGGGGCTGGGGCCGGGCGCATCTGGATGGACGAGCTGGGCTGCGGGGGCCAGGAGTCTGCGCTGTGGCAGTGCCCGTCGGAGGGCTGGGGCCGGCACGACTGTGGACACAAGGAGGACGCCGGCGTCTTCTGCTCAG AATCGGTGGCCCTGAGGCTGCGAGGCGGCACCCACCACTGCACTGGGTGGCTGGACGTGTTCTACAATGGGACATGGGGCGCTGTGTGCAGTAACACCCTGAAGGACACCTCCATGTCCATCATCTGCAAGCAGCTGGGctgtggggagcagggctggctggagaACAGGCCCGTCCACGCTGCAGGCTTGGGCGTCTCCTGGGTGGACAACATTGAGTGCCGCAGGCTGCGAAACTccacgctgtggcagtgccccTCAGCCCCGTGGAACCCACGCTCCTGTACCCGCGGAGAGGAGGTCTGGATCACCTGTGCAG GATCATCAGAGCAAACGCCCCAGGATTCCACGGAGACTCTCAACTGCTTATCCACCCACAGCTGCCCAG AGGAGGGCGCGCTGCGCGTGCGCGGGGGAGAGGACGACTGCTCCGGTCGCGTGGAGCTCTGGCACGTCGGCTCCTGGGGCACCGTGTGCGACGATTCCTGGGACCTGGCGGACGCGGAGGTCGTGTGCCGCCAGCTGGGCTGTGGGCGGGCCCTGAGCGCCCTGGCGGGGGCCGCCTTCGGGCCGGGCTCGGGGCCCGTGTGGCTGGACGAGGTGCAGTGCCGGGGCAGCGAGGCGTCCCTGCGGAGCTGCCCCGCGGAGCCGTGGGGACGTGGAGACTGCGCGCACAAAGAGGACGCGGGCGTGCGCTGCTCCC GTGACAAGGGGACCACTGCCCTACCGGAGGCATCTG GCTCTACCCTGGTTCCTCTACCTGCCCTCAAGGCTGGGAGCCTGCCCGTGACCTTCTGCTTCATCCTGGGCACCCTCCTGGGCATTGTCTTGCTGGTCCTGGGGACGAAGTGGTGCCACGACAGAGGAGCCTGCAGGG ATTCCAGAATGTCGGGGAGTCTGCACTCAGAAGGTGTCTATGAGGACATCGCAGCCATCCCTGTGGAGGAGAAAGACAACAGCCCAGGGGGGTCTCAGGACCTGATGCTGGAGGAGGAGTACGACGATgcccaggagctggagcaggacCCCGAGGAcgagggagcagaggagggggcgCCCCTGAGCTCCGTGG GTGGGGCTCTTCACAGCCTGGGCCCAGAAGTTCGGGCTGGGACGGAAGACCAGGGTGGCCGGTGCCCCAGGACGTGA
- the SCART1 gene encoding scavenger receptor cysteine-rich domain-containing protein SCART1 isoform X6, with protein sequence MRAALWALILGPLLLSLRAVPTGGTFREIRLVQGRSPCAGLPEIRNVNGVDRLCGLHQEEATVFCQELRCGPALQASRQGLGVVGKYMTCRGTEKTIRDCRLNNNLRSGCDFQQDAEVVCSGHTEARLVGGEHPCAGRLEVRRGLAWGAICDSDLDQATAHVVCRELQCGVAVSMPRGTHFGRGSGLIWTEAFHCAGNESLLFHCPRGPGHQCGHDQDAGLRCSEFRLVNGSSSCEGRLELQVQGAWKPLCAAHWDLADATVLCHQLNCGNAVVTPQGGHFGDGDAPIWPDVFHCTGTEPYLWNCPVSTLGAPACALGNAAAVVCSGLPDALRLRDGQSRCDGRVEISLDGVWGRVLDDGWDLHGAAVVCRQLGCGGAERAYDAPAPRRGAVPVRLSRARCLGTESRLTQCNVSAALLVSAGTSRDAGVLCSGSRRVRLAAGPGRCAGRVEVLHGGAWGTVCDDGWDLRDAHVVCRQLGCGAALSAPGAAHFGAGAGRIWMDELGCGGQESALWQCPSEGWGRHDCGHKEDAGVFCSESVALRLRGGTHHCTGWLDVFYNGTWGAVCSNTLKDTSMSIICKQLGCGEQGWLENRPVHAAGLGVSWVDNIECRRLRNSTLWQCPSAPWNPRSCTRGEEVWITCAGSSEQTPQDSTETLNCLSTHSCPEEGALRVRGGEDDCSGRVELWHVGSWGTVCDDSWDLADAEVVCRQLGCGRALSALAGAAFGPGSGPVWLDEVQCRGSEASLRSCPAEPWGRGDCAHKEDAGVRCSRDKGTTALPEASGSTLVPLPALKAGSLPVTFCFILGTLLGIVLLVLGTKWCHDRGACRDSRMSGSLHSEGVYEDIAAIPVEEKDNSPGGSQDLMLEEEYDDAQELEQDPEDEGAEEGAPLSSVGGALHSLGPEVRAGTEDQGGRCPRT encoded by the exons ATGAGGGCCGCTCTCTGGGCCTTGATACTCGGGCCCCTTCTCCTGTCTCTCAGGGCAGTCCCCACTG GCGGCACTTTTCGGGAGATCCGGCTGGTGCAGGGCCGCAGCCCCTGCGCGGGGCTCCCCGAGATCAGGAACGTGAACGGGGTGGATCGCCTCTGTGGCCTGCACCAGGAGGAGGCCACGGTGTTCTGCCAAGAGCTGAGGTGCGGCCCCGCGCTCCAGGCCTCCCGCCAGGGTTTGGGCGTCGTCGGGAAGTATATGACCTGCCGGGGCACCGAGAAGACCATCCGGGACTGCAGGCTCAACAACAACCTTCGCAGCGGCTGCGACTTCCAGCAGGATGCAGAGGTGGTCTGCTCAG GACACACTGAGGCCCGGCTGGTGGGCGGTGAGCACCCCTGTGCTGGGCGCCTGGAGGTGAGGCGTGGCCTGGCCTGGGGTGCCATCTGCGACTCTGACCTGGACCAGGCTACGGCCCACGTGGTGTGCCGAGAGCTGCAGTGTGGTGtggccgtgtccatgcccaggggCACCCACTTCGGCCGTGGCTCTGGGCTCATATGGACGGAGGCCTTCCACTGTGCAGGCAACGAGTCCCTGCTGTTCCACTGCCCTCGGGGGCCCGGGCACCAGTGTGGGCACGACCAAGACGCCGGGCTGAGGTGCTCAG AGTTCCGGCTGGTcaacggcagcagcagctgcGAGGGGCGCTTGGAACTCCAGGTTCAGGGGGCCTGGAAGCCCCTCTGTGCCGCCCACTGGGACTTAGCAGATGCCACCGTCCTCTGTCACCAGCTCAACTGTGGCAACGCGGTGGTCACTCCCCAAGGAGGCCATTTTGGGGACGGAGATGCTCCCATCTGGCCCGACGTGTTTCACTGCACAGGGACAGAGCCCTACTTGTGGAATTGCCCAGTTAGCACTCTGGGGGCCCCAGCCTGTGCCCTGGGAAACGCAGCCGCCGTGGTCTGCTCAG gtCTCCCTGACGCCCTGCGACTAAGAGACGGGCAGAGCCGCTGCGATGGCCGAGTGGAGATATCCCTGGACGGGGTGTGGGGCCGCGTCCTGGACGACGGGTGGGACCTGCACGGCGCGGCCGTCGTGTGCCGGCAGCTGGGGTGCGGAGGCGCCGAGCGAGCCTACGACGCGCCTGCACCCCGGCGCGGGGCCGTCCCGGTGCGGCTGAGCCGTGCGCGCTGTCTGGGCACCGAGAGCCGCCTGACCCAGTGCAACGTGTCCGCGGCCCTGCTGGTGTCCGCGGGGACCTCGAGGGACGCGGGTGTCCTGTGCTCCG GGAGCCGCCGGGTACGGCTGGCCGCGGGCCCGGGCCGCTGTGCAGGGCGTGTGGAGGTGCTCCACGGCGGCGCGTGGGGCACCGTGTGCGACGACGGCTGGGACCTGCGGGACGCCCACGTGGTCTGCCGGCAGCTGGGCTGCGGCGCCGCCCTCAGCGCCCCAGGGGCCGCGCACTTCGGGGCTGGGGCCGGGCGCATCTGGATGGACGAGCTGGGCTGCGGGGGCCAGGAGTCTGCGCTGTGGCAGTGCCCGTCGGAGGGCTGGGGCCGGCACGACTGTGGACACAAGGAGGACGCCGGCGTCTTCTGCTCAG AATCGGTGGCCCTGAGGCTGCGAGGCGGCACCCACCACTGCACTGGGTGGCTGGACGTGTTCTACAATGGGACATGGGGCGCTGTGTGCAGTAACACCCTGAAGGACACCTCCATGTCCATCATCTGCAAGCAGCTGGGctgtggggagcagggctggctggagaACAGGCCCGTCCACGCTGCAGGCTTGGGCGTCTCCTGGGTGGACAACATTGAGTGCCGCAGGCTGCGAAACTccacgctgtggcagtgccccTCAGCCCCGTGGAACCCACGCTCCTGTACCCGCGGAGAGGAGGTCTGGATCACCTGTGCAG GATCATCAGAGCAAACGCCCCAGGATTCCACGGAGACTCTCAACTGCTTATCCACCCACAGCTGCCCAG AGGAGGGCGCGCTGCGCGTGCGCGGGGGAGAGGACGACTGCTCCGGTCGCGTGGAGCTCTGGCACGTCGGCTCCTGGGGCACCGTGTGCGACGATTCCTGGGACCTGGCGGACGCGGAGGTCGTGTGCCGCCAGCTGGGCTGTGGGCGGGCCCTGAGCGCCCTGGCGGGGGCCGCCTTCGGGCCGGGCTCGGGGCCCGTGTGGCTGGACGAGGTGCAGTGCCGGGGCAGCGAGGCGTCCCTGCGGAGCTGCCCCGCGGAGCCGTGGGGACGTGGAGACTGCGCGCACAAAGAGGACGCGGGCGTGCGCTGCTCCC GTGACAAGGGGACCACTGCCCTACCGGAGGCATCTG GCTCTACCCTGGTTCCTCTACCTGCCCTCAAGGCTGGGAGCCTGCCCGTGACCTTCTGCTTCATCCTGGGCACCCTCCTGGGCATTGTCTTGCTGGTCCTGGGGACGAAGTGGTGCCACGACAGAGGAGCCTGCAGGG ATTCCAGAATGTCGGGGAGTCTGCACTCAGAAGGTGTCTATGAGGACATCGCAGCCATCCCTGTGGAGGAGAAAGACAACAGCCCAGGGGGGTCTCAGGACCTGATGCTGGAGGAGGAGTACGACGATgcccaggagctggagcaggacCCCGAGGAcgagggagcagaggagggggcgCCCCTGAGCTCCGTGG GTGGGGCTCTTCACAGCCTGGGCCCAGAAGTTCGGGCTGGGACGGAAGACCAGGGTGGCCGGTGCCCCAGGACGTGA
- the SCART1 gene encoding scavenger receptor cysteine-rich domain-containing protein SCART1 isoform X2 encodes MRAALWALILGPLLLSLRAVPTGGPGDLRLAYRPSPCDGVVLVQREGKWGHVCNREWTQREASVVCRQLGCGDAVGAPKYVPLPGEMQLPWLHNVSCSGEESSLWECSLGAWTRSKCPHEWVVVALCKSGTFREIRLVQGRSPCAGLPEIRNVNGVDRLCGLHQEEATVFCQELRCGPALQASRQGLGVVGKYMTCRGTEKTIRDCRLNNNLRSGCDFQQDAEVVCSGHTEARLVGGEHPCAGRLEVRRGLAWGAICDSDLDQATAHVVCRELQCGVAVSMPRGTHFGRGSGLIWTEAFHCAGNESLLFHCPRGPGHQCGHDQDAGLRCSEFRLVNGSSSCEGRLELQVQGAWKPLCAAHWDLADATVLCHQLNCGNAVVTPQGGHFGDGDAPIWPDVFHCTGTEPYLWNCPVSTLGAPACALGNAAAVVCSGLPDALRLRDGQSRCDGRVEISLDGVWGRVLDDGWDLHGAAVVCRQLGCGGAERAYDAPAPRRGAVPVRLSRARCLGTESRLTQCNVSAALLVSAGTSRDAGVLCSGSRRVRLAAGPGRCAGRVEVLHGGAWGTVCDDGWDLRDAHVVCRQLGCGAALSAPGAAHFGAGAGRIWMDELGCGGQESALWQCPSEGWGRHDCGHKEDAGVFCSESVALRLRGGTHHCTGWLDVFYNGTWGAVCSNTLKDTSMSIICKQLGCGEQGWLENRPVHAAGLGVSWVDNIECRRLRNSTLWQCPSAPWNPRSCTRGEEVWITCAGSSEQTPQDSTETLNCLSTHSCPEEGALRVRGGEDDCSGRVELWHVGSWGTVCDDSWDLADAEVVCRQLGCGRALSALAGAAFGPGSGPVWLDEVQCRGSEASLRSCPAEPWGRGDCAHKEDAGVRCSRDKGTTALPEASGSTLVPLPALKAGSLPVTFCFILGTLLGIVLLVLGTKWCHDRGACRDSRMSGSLHSEGVYEDIAAIPVEEKDNSPGGSQDLMLEEEYDDAQELEQDPEDEGAEEGAPLSSVGGALHSLGPEVRAGTEDQGGRCPRT; translated from the exons ATGAGGGCCGCTCTCTGGGCCTTGATACTCGGGCCCCTTCTCCTGTCTCTCAGGGCAGTCCCCACTG GTGGACCCGGCGACCTGAGGCTGGCGTACAGACCCAGCCCGTGTGACGGAGTGGTGCTGGTCCAACGCGAGGGGAAGTGGGGACACGTGTGCAACCGGGAGTGGACACAGAGGGAGGCGTCCGTGGTCTGCAGGCAGCTGGGCTGTGGAGATGCGGTGGGGGCCCCCAAGTACGTCCCACTGCCTGGGGAGATGCAGCTGCCCTGGCTCCACAACGTGTCCTGCAGCGGAGAGGAGTCCTCCCTGTGGGAGTGCAGCCTCGGGGCATGGACGCGGAGCAAGTGCCCCCACGAGTGGGTGGTGGTGGCTCTGTGCAAGA GCGGCACTTTTCGGGAGATCCGGCTGGTGCAGGGCCGCAGCCCCTGCGCGGGGCTCCCCGAGATCAGGAACGTGAACGGGGTGGATCGCCTCTGTGGCCTGCACCAGGAGGAGGCCACGGTGTTCTGCCAAGAGCTGAGGTGCGGCCCCGCGCTCCAGGCCTCCCGCCAGGGTTTGGGCGTCGTCGGGAAGTATATGACCTGCCGGGGCACCGAGAAGACCATCCGGGACTGCAGGCTCAACAACAACCTTCGCAGCGGCTGCGACTTCCAGCAGGATGCAGAGGTGGTCTGCTCAG GACACACTGAGGCCCGGCTGGTGGGCGGTGAGCACCCCTGTGCTGGGCGCCTGGAGGTGAGGCGTGGCCTGGCCTGGGGTGCCATCTGCGACTCTGACCTGGACCAGGCTACGGCCCACGTGGTGTGCCGAGAGCTGCAGTGTGGTGtggccgtgtccatgcccaggggCACCCACTTCGGCCGTGGCTCTGGGCTCATATGGACGGAGGCCTTCCACTGTGCAGGCAACGAGTCCCTGCTGTTCCACTGCCCTCGGGGGCCCGGGCACCAGTGTGGGCACGACCAAGACGCCGGGCTGAGGTGCTCAG AGTTCCGGCTGGTcaacggcagcagcagctgcGAGGGGCGCTTGGAACTCCAGGTTCAGGGGGCCTGGAAGCCCCTCTGTGCCGCCCACTGGGACTTAGCAGATGCCACCGTCCTCTGTCACCAGCTCAACTGTGGCAACGCGGTGGTCACTCCCCAAGGAGGCCATTTTGGGGACGGAGATGCTCCCATCTGGCCCGACGTGTTTCACTGCACAGGGACAGAGCCCTACTTGTGGAATTGCCCAGTTAGCACTCTGGGGGCCCCAGCCTGTGCCCTGGGAAACGCAGCCGCCGTGGTCTGCTCAG gtCTCCCTGACGCCCTGCGACTAAGAGACGGGCAGAGCCGCTGCGATGGCCGAGTGGAGATATCCCTGGACGGGGTGTGGGGCCGCGTCCTGGACGACGGGTGGGACCTGCACGGCGCGGCCGTCGTGTGCCGGCAGCTGGGGTGCGGAGGCGCCGAGCGAGCCTACGACGCGCCTGCACCCCGGCGCGGGGCCGTCCCGGTGCGGCTGAGCCGTGCGCGCTGTCTGGGCACCGAGAGCCGCCTGACCCAGTGCAACGTGTCCGCGGCCCTGCTGGTGTCCGCGGGGACCTCGAGGGACGCGGGTGTCCTGTGCTCCG GGAGCCGCCGGGTACGGCTGGCCGCGGGCCCGGGCCGCTGTGCAGGGCGTGTGGAGGTGCTCCACGGCGGCGCGTGGGGCACCGTGTGCGACGACGGCTGGGACCTGCGGGACGCCCACGTGGTCTGCCGGCAGCTGGGCTGCGGCGCCGCCCTCAGCGCCCCAGGGGCCGCGCACTTCGGGGCTGGGGCCGGGCGCATCTGGATGGACGAGCTGGGCTGCGGGGGCCAGGAGTCTGCGCTGTGGCAGTGCCCGTCGGAGGGCTGGGGCCGGCACGACTGTGGACACAAGGAGGACGCCGGCGTCTTCTGCTCAG AATCGGTGGCCCTGAGGCTGCGAGGCGGCACCCACCACTGCACTGGGTGGCTGGACGTGTTCTACAATGGGACATGGGGCGCTGTGTGCAGTAACACCCTGAAGGACACCTCCATGTCCATCATCTGCAAGCAGCTGGGctgtggggagcagggctggctggagaACAGGCCCGTCCACGCTGCAGGCTTGGGCGTCTCCTGGGTGGACAACATTGAGTGCCGCAGGCTGCGAAACTccacgctgtggcagtgccccTCAGCCCCGTGGAACCCACGCTCCTGTACCCGCGGAGAGGAGGTCTGGATCACCTGTGCAG GATCATCAGAGCAAACGCCCCAGGATTCCACGGAGACTCTCAACTGCTTATCCACCCACAGCTGCCCAG AGGAGGGCGCGCTGCGCGTGCGCGGGGGAGAGGACGACTGCTCCGGTCGCGTGGAGCTCTGGCACGTCGGCTCCTGGGGCACCGTGTGCGACGATTCCTGGGACCTGGCGGACGCGGAGGTCGTGTGCCGCCAGCTGGGCTGTGGGCGGGCCCTGAGCGCCCTGGCGGGGGCCGCCTTCGGGCCGGGCTCGGGGCCCGTGTGGCTGGACGAGGTGCAGTGCCGGGGCAGCGAGGCGTCCCTGCGGAGCTGCCCCGCGGAGCCGTGGGGACGTGGAGACTGCGCGCACAAAGAGGACGCGGGCGTGCGCTGCTCCC GTGACAAGGGGACCACTGCCCTACCGGAGGCATCTG GCTCTACCCTGGTTCCTCTACCTGCCCTCAAGGCTGGGAGCCTGCCCGTGACCTTCTGCTTCATCCTGGGCACCCTCCTGGGCATTGTCTTGCTGGTCCTGGGGACGAAGTGGTGCCACGACAGAGGAGCCTGCAGGG ATTCCAGAATGTCGGGGAGTCTGCACTCAGAAGGTGTCTATGAGGACATCGCAGCCATCCCTGTGGAGGAGAAAGACAACAGCCCAGGGGGGTCTCAGGACCTGATGCTGGAGGAGGAGTACGACGATgcccaggagctggagcaggacCCCGAGGAcgagggagcagaggagggggcgCCCCTGAGCTCCGTGG GTGGGGCTCTTCACAGCCTGGGCCCAGAAGTTCGGGCTGGGACGGAAGACCAGGGTGGCCGGTGCCCCAGGACGTGA